The nucleotide sequence CACCAGGGCCACGCTCACCGACGCCGGGTGGGATGTCGTGGTCGCCGCGGCACCGGGCCACGTCGCGGCCGTGCGGCGCTACGTCATCGACGGACTCACCGAGCAGCAGGTCAACGTGCTCCGTGACATCGCCTGCCACGTTACCCAGCAACTCGACAGGGCCGCAGAGGAAGGCCCGCGACGCGGCTAACCCCGCCCGGCCACCACACCAAGATCAACAAGAAGCCGCGACGTGGGCGGCGCGCCACGTGACGGACGCAGCGCGCCGACGTGCGGCCTGGAGCAAAGGGCAAAGGGAACTCGTCCGCGAGAGTTCTCAGGCAATTCCTTCGTCGCTGATGAGTGTTGATGAGTGCTCGCCTGCATACGGGATCCGGAGGAAGCCTCGGGCGAACGGCACGAAGGCCGAGCCGCGTAGATCCGGCAGGACGTCTTCAGCCAGTACCAGACCCGGCAGCTCACCGGCCGCGATCTCGTCGGCCCACTCATGCCGCAGCTCGGCTGGATCCACGCGCCCTTGCGGGTCCCAGCCGACCTGGGCGGCCTGGTAACCGATGAACTGGGTGAGCAACTGGTACAAGCCCTGGCCAAGCTGCGTCAACTCTGCCGCCCTCAGCCGCACGGGCTCATGCCCGCGATCCAGAACCACGCCCCAACCAACGCCGCGCGGCAGGACACTCATTTCCCAGTACGGCACGCCGCCGGGACGTGTTCCTGTGGCCACTGTGGACGCTGCCGGCGGACTGGAACACGCTCGGCGGGGTGTGGAACGTCGGATGGGGGTACGACAGCTGGAAGCTCACGGCGGCCCGGGATGGCGCGCTGCGGGCGTCCATCGACCGGACCCATGGCGTGATGGCGCCGAACGCCATGGACTACAACGTGGACCTCGGCATCTTCGCGATGCGCGCGGCCGCGCGGCCACCGGGCGGCGGCGCGCTGACCCCGGAGCCCGTCGGGGTCGAGCGACGGCCCTCCCAGTACGGCCGCGAATACGAACCGTGGAAGGGCTGGGACGGCGACTATCCCGACCCGGGCGACTACCCCGGCCGCTACGGCTGGGGCTGAGTAAGTTGCCGGTCACCAGCTCCTGGCGGGCGGTGAAGTCGCGGGCCGACAGTGTTGCCAGACCGTCGTGTTCGACGCCGGCGTGATCGACTACTCGATCCGGGCGAGGTGGGCCGCTCTCGCCGACGCCGGCCTGTCGATCAAGGAGCTGGCGGCGGCGGGCCTCGGACCGGTGGAACTGGACGTGTCGATCAAGTACCTGCACGAGTTGGTCCTCGGGGACGAGGTCGACGTCATTACCCGCTTCGAGTATCCGGCCCCGCCTGATGGACATCGCGGAGCGGCGGCTGGTGGACAACGCCGCCGCGGTATAGGCCGAGTTCCTGCGTGACCTAGCCGTCGTCGACCTGGCCGACTGCCCGGAGGGCGATCAGGCTTGAGCCCGCCGCGGCAATCAGCTGCGGCGGTCCGCTGGTCATAGGTACGCCGGGTTTTGCTTGAGGAACGTCTCTGCGGTCAGCGAGTCGGGTGCGGACCATAGGTTTTCGATCGAGGACAGGTACCGTCGTGCGATGGCGCCGTGGTTGCTGACCTCGAAGACGGGCAGCGGGCGGGAGGGCGTTCGATTGAGATATGGCACGAAGAAGCTTGTGCCGTCTTGATGGTCGAAGCAGTAGCAACGCATGCGCGGCGGGGCGTCGTAGAAGCGGATCTGGACCCCTCCGACCAGTTCTGATTCGGCCTCGCGGGCGAGGGAGAAGTGCTGAAGATCAATTAGTGATCGCAGGTGTAGGCGGTTTTCCTCACGTAGTTGCGGTGCGGAGATCATGAACTCGTGCGCGGTCGTCTCCACGTGCTGGCTGTGGGGGTTAAGGATCAGGAATCTGATGTCGACGCCTTCAAGAATCCGTTGCTGCAACTCAGCGACGTTGAGAGCAGGTGTGTACGCAAGGTTTGTTGCCATTAGCAGGATGCTTCGTCTGGCCGCTCGGATCGCTTTGCCGATGGCGGCTTGCGCCTCCGTCGCGTTGGTGTAGCAGCGCAACAGCCCTGGCGCCTCCAGGGCGTGGTGGGCCGACATCTCGGTCCAGCCGTTGATCGTGTCTCGGATCGTGTCGCACGCGGCTCCCAGCGCGGACATGAAGTCCTGCAGCCCTGCCCTGCGGTCCGCTGTGGCGTCGGGCCATCGGCACGATAGCGTGGTGACGCCGAGCAGGTCCGAGGGCAGGCGTAGCTCGTGTTGCTTCGGATGGACCAGGAAGGTTCGTCCCCGGCCAAGTCGTCCCATGAACAGTCCGAGTTCGAATAGCACGTTGTCCCTGGGTGTCAGCGCGGAGACTCCGCGCGAGAGAACTGAGTCGTCCGGTGTCGCCACCAGGATCGCGAAGTCGAACTCGTCCAACGACCTGACCAGCGTTTCCAGAAAGCCGTCGCCACTGCGGAAGTGGCCCTCATTCCAGAGTGTCAGCCGGGCGTCGGAGGCAAGCAAACTTCTGATTGCCTGCGCCGCTCCCAGCCCTTCCGTGGATGAACCAACGAAGACTCGTGCCTGCCGTGTCATCCAGTCTCCCATCCGCAGTCCGAGGGCCTTCGACGTTAGCGGATCGCATCCCGTCTCCACCGCACCACTCTGGTAGCCCCAGACAACCGCAATGATCCGTCAACGGCATCCGCGATCAGCTATCAGAACCACTCCATAGAAGGCTCGAGTCAAAGGGCTCTGTGATAGCGGGAAGATCGACTCTCTCTCATACCGCAGACAACGCGCTCTACGGCAGGTCGACGCCCGTAACTGGCTGTCCGCGCCCACGACCACCTGCCATGATCTTTGTCGTCCCGACAACAGGCACACCGGGCGAGCGACCGCCAGGCGGCACTGACCACCCTTACGCACTGGATCGAACCCCGGGGTGGTGCGGCCGCAGCGGTTCACCGCCGACGTCGCCCACACCGACCTGCCGAACGCGAACCTGCACGGTTGCTCTCTCTCTGGCACGTGCGCATGCGGGACGTATGCCTGGCTGGCGCCGACCTCGCCGACATAGGTGAGCATCGGCGGGCGGCGCCGCCCGGCTGCCGCGAGGCAATCAGTCCGACCTCAGCGTCCAACACGGTGCAAACATCTCGGCCTTGGGCCATCCATCTCGTTACCATCCGACAGCAGAGGAGACTGGTGCCGGACTCTATGAGCCGCCATCGAAGTGCCGAGCAGCGAACACCGAGGACGGGACGCTAACAGCCGGCGCGAGGCGTGCTCAGCAGCCACCGCGGCGGACGCACGCTCAAGCCGATGAGCGGACGGCTGATTCGCGGTGGTGTGGTGGGATGGGCCGATGAGCATCTTCGTGCGGGCGCGATTCGATGTTCCCGATGGGCGGCTGGCTTTGCTCGCCAGTGTGGGCTCCACCTGTTCGCGATTTCGGGATCCATCGTTTTGGATCACGAGTCGGTGTTCGTGAGGTTCGGACCAGGGGTGCCGGTAAGAAACGTGTCACCAGCCACAGAGGACAGTGATCGCACTGGTCAGCGCTACCCGGCGTCCTTTCAGGTAATCCCGCTCTGCGGGTTCGGGGTTGGGTGGGCAAGGATCTGCGGCCATGGCGCGGTCGCTGGATCTCGATGAGCTGGTCGTGCGCTGGACGCTGCTGGATGACGAGCGGGACCTGGTCCAGCGCCCGGCGGTCGCCGACGGCGGTCACCTGGTGAATACCTGCCCAATTGGCTAGGTTGCCCTCAGCTCATCCGATCCTCGCAGCGGAGGTGGCAGTCGTGCGGCAACAGCGCAAGACCTTCCGGGCGATCGAGGTCGGCGACGGCGGCGACGGGCGGTGGGCCGCCTACGCCCGGGGCCTGTGGCAGGAGATGGAGGGCCTGCTGACCGAGGAGGGCCGGACTGCGGAGGGCGCGGATCGTGTTCGGGCGCTGTTCCGTGCGCACATGCCGGAACTGGTCCCGGTTCTGGACCGCCTTGCCGGCCAACTCGACCGGCCCGAGGCGGAAGCCTTCCTTACCCACGCGGCACTGCGGCCGTTCTCGCAGGGCTGCACCCAGATCGGCGGGAACGGCACTCTGCTGCGCAACTATGACCTACGGCCCGACCAGTGCGAAGGGACCATCGTCTCCTCCTGCCTCCTGCGCCCCGTGATCGGGATGCAGGACCTGCTGTGGGGGCTGCTGGACGGGATGAACGACGCCGGTCTCGCGGTCTCGCTCACCTGGGGCGGACGTTCCGTCTACGGACGAGGCTTCGCCATTCTCATCCTCGTGCGCTACCTACTGGAGAGGTGCGACACCGTTGATGAGGCGGTCGACAGGGTGCGGTTCCTACCGGTCGCCGTCCCCCAGAACCTCACCCTTGTCGATCCCAAGAAGGCGATGACGGTGTTCGTGGGGCCGGATATCTCGCCGACGGTGGCACCGGACGCCTGCGCCGCCAATCACCAGCACCTGCCGGTGACCGACGAGCAGGAACGGGCCATGCGGACGCAGGAGCGGCTGCGAGCCATCCGCGCCGCGGGTGCGGATGTGGCGGCGATGCTGAGGCCGCCGCTTTATCGATCCGTCGACGAGCACGGGTCCAGAACGCTCTACACAGCCCGCTACCAGCCCATCGAGGGCCGTGTGACGTACTACTGGCCCGGCGAGTCCTGGCAACAGTCCTTCGGTGACTTCGCGCCCGGATCCCGCACTGTGACCTTGGGCGGGGCCGGCTGAGAGGCTTTCCGCCCGCGACATCTGGGTCGACCTCGGCCTGCTCACTCTGGCCAGAGCCAGATTTGCCCTGCAAGACGGCTGACAGTCCCGCGACGCACGGGCTTGCTGACATTCCACCGATTGTTGAACGGCTCCACCGCCATTGTGCTGGGTTGTTCGCTTGTCCGGGCGCCACCAGGGTTTCCTGTTCGCGGCGATCCGGCGTGACTCCCACGCGGGAATGTCGGGCCGGACGATCGCTCAGAAGTGTCAGGTCAGCCGCCGCACGGTCCGCGCCGCGCTGACGTCGGCCTGGCCGCAGCCGCGCAAGCCGATACCGCCGCGGCCTCGAAGCTGGCCCCGTTCAAGCCGGTCATCGACGACATGCTGCGCGTCGACCTGGACGCGCCGCGCAAGCAGCGGCACACCGTCAAACGGATCTACGCCGGCTGATCGACGGGCACGGCATGCACGACGTGTCCTACCCGGTGGTGCGCGCCTACGTCGTCGACCGCAAGCCGCAGATCCGCGCCGAGGCCCGGTCAACGTGTTCGTCCCGCAGACCCACCGGCCCGGCGAGAGGCGGAGGTCGGCTTCGGCGAGGTCACCGTCAACCTGCGCGGTGAACCGGTGATCTGCATGTTGTTCGCGTTCCGGCTCTCCTTCTCCGGCAAGGCCGTCCACCGAATCTGCGCCCGGGGTGGCTCCGAAGCATTCCTGGAAGGCCACGTTCACGCGTTCACCACGCTCGGCGGCATCCCCACCGGCAAGATCCGCTACGACAACCTACGGGCGGCCGCCGCCCAGGTCCTCGGGTTCTCCCGGCAACGGGTCGAAACGGCCCGCCCGGGGGACAGCGTTCCGGGCTGCACGCCCTCAGGGCTGCCGATCGCCTGGTCGCTGGCCGATGCCAAGGCCGACGAACGTCAGGTCCTGGCCGCGGCGCTGGAAGAAGACCCGAATCTGCTCGCCGCCCGCCCCGGCCAGCTGATCATCGCGAACGCTCCTGCTGAACGCACCATGCGGCGTGCTTGGCCCGGAACCGGGCCTGCTGCCGCAGCCGCTGGTCGACCCGCTGGACCGGGGGAGAGCCCGCTCAGGACTCACCTGGTGCCCGACTGCAACCCACACGATCCTGACCGACCCGGCTGCCGCCGGTCACATCGCGGGCGCTGACGTCGTCTCCTCAGCTGGGGAGACAGCTCAGCGCCGACCTGCGGAACTCGTCGACCATGGTGTTTTCCTCGACGGGGCGGGTCAACATCACGGCCTGGCACGGCGGGAGGTCGTCGATCGGGATCGAGGTCAGGTCGGGGCGGAGGAGACCGCCCTGGTCGCTGCGCGGATGCATGATCACGGCCTTGCCGCACGCGACCACCTCGAACTTGTCCTGCACGGTGTGCACGGCCGGGCCCACCGGGCGCCGGCCGCCGTCCGGATGCTCCGGCCACCAGAAGGCCCGCCACTCCGCAGACGCGCCGGGCATCGGGAACTCCACCAGCGGTTCGTCGGCGAAGTCGGCCAAGGTGACGGACGTGCGCCCGGCCAGCCGGTGCGTGGTGGGAACCACGAGCACCCGGGGGTCCTCGTACAGCACCGTGACGCGGTAACCCTCCATCGGGAACACGAACGGCTGCCAGGCGATCACCACGTCGACCCGGTGCTCCGCGAGGCACCGGGTGTCCTCCCACGTCAGGTAGCGGGTGTGGATCTCCGCGTCGGGGTGGCGCTCGCGCAGGTCACGCACCGCCGGGGTGATCGGCAGGCCGGGCATGTAGCCGATGGTGATCGTTCCCGACGTCGCGGCGGCGCGGACGTTCGTGACGGCGTGGCGGGCGGCCCCGAGCAGCTCGTTCGCCTGCACGAGGAAGGCGCGGCCGGCCGGCGTGAGCTGGCTGCCGTGTGCGGTGCGGTCGAGCAGCCGCACACCGAGCTGCTCCTCGAGCCGCTGGATCTGACGACTCAGCGACGGTTGCGCGACGCGCAGCTCGGCGGCGGCCCGGCCGATGTGCTGATGAGCGGCCACGACCGTGAAGTACCGCACCAGTCGGAGGTCGAGGTCCGCCATGCACACATGATAGGGAGAGTCAGTAGGTCACTACAGCCTTGAACCGGACGTCGCCGTTGGCGACCCTGTCGTACGCCTCGGCCACGCGATCCTTGGGGAAGAGCTCGATCATCGGCTTGACGGCGCCGCGTGCGACGAAGTCGAGCGCCTCGACGAGGTACTCGTAGCCGTTGTGGGCGGAGCCGATGATCTGGTGGCTGTTCGACACCAGTGGCAGCGCGGGCAGCGTCAGCTCGTCGGTGGCGATGCCCATCATGACGACCTTGCCCCACGGACGCAGGCCGTCCATCGCGCTGGCGAGCGCCGCGTGGTTGCTGCCCGTGTACATGATCAGATCAGCGCCGCCAGCGGCCTTGAGCCCCGCGCCGTCGGCGACGACCTTGTCGGCGCCGAGCTGCCGCGCAAGGTCCTCCTTGTCGGGGCTGTGGGTAACCGCGGTGACGTGGTAACCCGCGGCCGTCGCGTACTGGATCGCGAGGTGACCGAGTCCACCGATGCCGACCACAGCGACCCGACCGGACGGCTTGACCTCCGCCCGGCGCAAGCCGGCCCAGACGGTGAAGCCGGCACACAGGGTCGGCGCCGCGAGCTCGTACGAGACCCCGTCGGGCAGCAGTACGGTCCCATCGACGTCGGCGACGATGTACTCCGCGTGCGCGCCGTCGACGTTGACGCCGGTGAGGATCGGGGCCGCGCAGTTCGCGGCGGTGACGAAGCTGTTCGGGTGCTGCTCACGGCAGAAATCACACCTACCGCACCGCTTCTGCACCATCGGGAGGCCGACGCGGTCGCCGACCGCGCGCTGGGTGACACCGGCGCCCACGGCCACCACCTCGCCGACGCCTTCGTGCCCGAGCACCAAGGGGAACTCGCGGAACGACAACGTCCCGTTCGCCATCCACACGTCCGTGCCGCAGATCGCGCAGGCGTGGACGCGCACCAGCACCTGGTTGGGGCCGGCCTCCGGCCGGTCCACGTTCTGTAGTTCCCACGGGGCGTTCACCTTCGGAACGACGACCGCCTGCATCTGGGTAGCCATGTCCACTCCTCCTCGGCTCGAGAGATCACGGCTTGACGCTACGAACGGCCGGACTCAGGCGTCCAAGACCTGTTCCGCATCCCCTTCATGCCTGTCCTGCATGGTGTTCCCGCTCGTGCGCCGCGGCAGCGCCGCCCGGCGGCACCGCGTACACGATGGCGTGGTGCGCGATGGCGACGTTCTCCGGCGTGAACTGGGTCCCGGTCAGGAACGCCGCCTTGGTCAGGCCCGGATCGATCACCTGGCACCGGTACCCGTCCGTGCCGCCCTCCGGCGGCGCGGGCGTGTAGGCCTCGGCCATCTTCAAGTCGACGAACCGCTCGCCGGCGCGCAGCGGCTGCGGTGGAGCCGACGACCCGCCCGCGTGCGCGCTGTGCGAGCCGGCCGCGGCGGGCCCCGCACTGTTGTCGGCATCCGACCCGCAGGCGGCGACGACAGCGAACGCCGTCGCCAGCGCCATGGTGACCGCCCCGAAGAGCCATGCCGGTCTCGACGCCGGGACGTCGATGCCTGGGGCCGTGTAAGGCTTCGCCAACAGCGCATCGTCGCGCATCCCCGATCGAGGAGGGCAGCGGAGGGTGCGCTGGCGTTGTTCGCCCAGGCGAGGGCGTGGCTGGAGCGACCCGCGCGTCCATCTGCTCGACGGCGCTGACTGGCTCGCCGTCGACTGTCCACAGTGGAGTTCGACGGTCCGCCGCTCGACGACGCCCACCCGTACCTCGCCGGCATGGACGTTTGGTACGACCTGGGCGACGACCACCGGCTCGTCGGAATCTTGTGCCCCGACATGAAGTGACGCTGGAGCGGCCCGACTCGGACGTCGCCATCGCGGTGACCCGGTCGGCGGACCTGCTGCGTGACGGGCGTTGGCTCCTGCCTCGACCTCGTCGACCACGCGGAGGTCCGCGACGCCGCGGTCGCCTGGACCGGACGGGTCAACCGTCACCGCCCGCACGTGCGCTGGGCACCTGGTTCGGCCAACCGGCCTGAGCGCCGCATTAACGGTCGTCTCAGATTCGCTCGGTACGAAGTCTGCATCAGATAAGCGATGCAACCCGCATGTAGGAGGCTAGTGATGGCAGTCAACGCAGCGCCGTCCGGGGAAGCGCCGGCCGGTCGGTTGGCAGGCCGGTGGGTGCCGTGGTTGGTGATCGGCCTGTGGGTGGCGCTGGCGGCGGTCATGGTGCCGCTGAGCGGAAAGTTGAGCTCGGTCACCACCGACAGAGCCGTGGACCTCCTGCCGGCAGGTGCCGAGTCCACCAAGGTCGCGGCGCTGGAGGACAGTCTCCCCGGCGGTGAGGACAACACGTTCGTCTTCGTGTACCACCGCGCCGGCGGCGTGACCGACGCCGACCGCGCGACGGTCGAGCGCCACTACAACACCCTTGCCAAGCGGTACCCGCCGAAGGTGGCGGCCCCGGCCGACGAGGACGACGAGGGCCCACCGACGAGCCGCTCCACCAACGGCAAGGCGATGATGTTCACCCTCGATGTGAGCACGACCTACGGCGCACCGGAGGACCTCGTCGGCCCGTTGCGTGACGCCGCGAAGGACCGCCCCGCCGGCCTGGAACTCGAGGTGACCGGCCCGGCCGCGATCGACGGCGACATGGACGCCGTCTTCGACGGCATCGACCTGCAGGTCCTCCTCACCACCGTCATCGTCGTCACGCTCCTGCTCATCCTCACCTACCGCAGCCCGGTGTTGTGGTTCATCCCGCTGATGGCCGTGAGCGCGGCCGCGCTGACCGCGATGGCGACTGTCTACCTGCTCGTCAAGGGCTTCGGCATCGTGGTCAACAACCAGAACTCGGCGCTGCTGACGATCCTGGTGTTCGGCGTCGGCACGGACTACGCGCTGCTGCTCATCGCTCGATATCGGGAGACACTGCGCCACCACGAGAACGTCCGGGTCGCGATGGTCCACGCGCTGCGCGGCGCGGCGCCGGCGATCGTCGCGTCCGCGGCCACCGTGGTCGCCGGCCTGCTCTGCCTGCTCGCCGCCGACCTGAACAGCACCAGCGGGTTGGGTCCGATCGGTGCGGCCGGCATCATGTGCGCGCTGGTGGCCATGCTGACGCTGTTCCCGGCGGTGCTCGTGGTGCTCGGCAGGCGGATCTTCTGGCCGGCCATCCCGCGGTTCAGCACGTCCGTGGAGGAGAAGGTGGGGATATGGGGACGGCTCGGCGCCGTCATCAGCCGCCGCCGGTGGGTGGCGACGGCCGCCTCGCTCGGAGTCCTCGGCGTGCTCACCGTCGGGCTGGCGGGCAACACCGGCGCCTTGCGGGAGCAGGACCAGTTCCTGTCCGCGCCGGAGTCGGTCACCGGCTTCACCGTCCTCCGTCAGCACTTCCCGGAGCTCGGCGGCATGCCGATGACGATCTATACGCGGCCGGCGTACCAGGTGCGGGTGCTCGACGTCGTCAAGGGCACCCCGGTGTGGCCCAGGCCTTCCCGGGTGAGACCAAGGCTGGCTGGGTCGACATCTCCGTGTTCCCGAAGGATGCGCCGGACACCGCCGCGGAGTACGACACGATCAAGCGGGTGCGCACCGCCGTGCACGCGGTGAGCGGGGCGGAGGCGATCGTCGGCGGGCCGAGTGCGGAGAACCTCGACACCGAGGTGACCACCAGGCGCGACGAGAAGCTGGTGATCCCGCTGGTGCTCGCCGTCGTCCTGATCGTGCTCGGGCTGCTGCTGCGCGCGATCGTGGCCCCGCTGGTCCTTATGGCCACCGTGGTCGTCTCGTTCGCCGCAGCCTTCGGCGGCAGCGTGTTCGTCTTCGACACGATCCTCGGGTTCAAGGGGATCGACTATTCGGTGCCACTGCTGGCATTCCTGTTCCTGGTGGCGCTCGGCGTTGACTACAACATCTTCCTTACCAGCCGGGCCAGAGAGGAGACCGTGCGTCTCGGCACCAGAGAGGGCATGCTCAAGGCCCTGTCGGCCACCGGCGGCGTCATCACCTCGGCCGGCGTGGTCCTGGCGGCCACGTTCGCGGTCCTCGTCTCACTTCCGCTGGTGATGCTGGTCGAGGTCGGGTTCCTGGTCGCCTTCGGCGTGCTGCTCGACGCCCTGCTGGTGCGGTCGGTCCTGGTGCCCGCCCTCACCATGCTGATCGGCCGGCGGATGTGGTGGCCGAGCCGGCTGTCCCGTCCAGCGGTGGAGCTGCCGGACGGTCAACAGTCGCTCGTCGACGACGAGGAGCCCGCGCTGCAACGGTGAGCGCGGCGGCACGGACGAGATCCGGGACGGGACCCAGGCCCGTCCCGGATCTTTCATGCGCCCGACGGTCGCCGCCCTTTCGTCCTGCGCCACGCGCCGGGGCTGGGGTCGGCGCACCGGGCCCCGCCCCGGTGGTGGGCCGCGGGCCGTTGCCCGACGGCCGCCGCCCTTTGGCCCTGCCCCGTGCGGTCGGGGCTAGGGGGCGGCGCACCGCGGTGTCCTGCTTCGACGGTGAGCCGCGCGGGCCATGCCCGAGGGCCGCCGTCCCTTGTCCTGGGCCGCGCCGCCGGTGCGGGTCAGCGCGCCGCGGTGTCCTCCCCGGCGGTGAGCCGCGCGATCGGGGCGGGCGGGGCCGCGGCCGGAAGGTCGACCCGAAGCAGCGCGCCACCGCGTGCGGAGCGGGCGACGGTGGCCCGGCCGCCGTGGGCGTCGACGACCCGCTGCACGATCGACAGCCCCAGACCGGATCCCGGCAACGCCCGGGCG is from Phytohabitans houttuyneae and encodes:
- a CDS encoding nucleotide-binding protein; translated protein: MTRQARVFVGSSTEGLGAAQAIRSLLASDARLTLWNEGHFRSGDGFLETLVRSLDEFDFAILVATPDDSVLSRGVSALTPRDNVLFELGLFMGRLGRGRTFLVHPKQHELRLPSDLLGVTTLSCRWPDATADRRAGLQDFMSALGAACDTIRDTINGWTEMSAHHALEAPGLLRCYTNATEAQAAIGKAIRAARRSILLMATNLAYTPALNVAELQQRILEGVDIRFLILNPHSQHVETTAHEFMISAPQLREENRLHLRSLIDLQHFSLAREAESELVGGVQIRFYDAPPRMRCYCFDHQDGTSFFVPYLNRTPSRPLPVFEVSNHGAIARRYLSSIENLWSAPDSLTAETFLKQNPAYL
- a CDS encoding alcohol dehydrogenase catalytic domain-containing protein → MQAVVVPKVNAPWELQNVDRPEAGPNQVLVRVHACAICGTDVWMANGTLSFREFPLVLGHEGVGEVVAVGAGVTQRAVGDRVGLPMVQKRCGRCDFCREQHPNSFVTAANCAAPILTGVNVDGAHAEYIVADVDGTVLLPDGVSYELAAPTLCAGFTVWAGLRRAEVKPSGRVAVVGIGGLGHLAIQYATAAGYHVTAVTHSPDKEDLARQLGADKVVADGAGLKAAGGADLIMYTGSNHAALASAMDGLRPWGKVVMMGIATDELTLPALPLVSNSHQIIGSAHNGYEYLVEALDFVARGAVKPMIELFPKDRVAEAYDRVANGDVRFKAVVTY
- a CDS encoding MMPL family transporter, coding for MFPKDAPDTAAEYDTIKRVRTAVHAVSGAEAIVGGPSAENLDTEVTTRRDEKLVIPLVLAVVLIVLGLLLRAIVAPLVLMATVVVSFAAAFGGSVFVFDTILGFKGIDYSVPLLAFLFLVALGVDYNIFLTSRAREETVRLGTREGMLKALSATGGVITSAGVVLAATFAVLVSLPLVMLVEVGFLVAFGVLLDALLVRSVLVPALTMLIGRRMWWPSRLSRPAVELPDGQQSLVDDEEPALQR
- a CDS encoding C45 family autoproteolytic acyltransferase/hydolase yields the protein MRQQRKTFRAIEVGDGGDGRWAAYARGLWQEMEGLLTEEGRTAEGADRVRALFRAHMPELVPVLDRLAGQLDRPEAEAFLTHAALRPFSQGCTQIGGNGTLLRNYDLRPDQCEGTIVSSCLLRPVIGMQDLLWGLLDGMNDAGLAVSLTWGGRSVYGRGFAILILVRYLLERCDTVDEAVDRVRFLPVAVPQNLTLVDPKKAMTVFVGPDISPTVAPDACAANHQHLPVTDEQERAMRTQERLRAIRAAGADVAAMLRPPLYRSVDEHGSRTLYTARYQPIEGRVTYYWPGESWQQSFGDFAPGSRTVTLGGAG
- a CDS encoding MMPL family transporter, with the translated sequence MAVNAAPSGEAPAGRLAGRWVPWLVIGLWVALAAVMVPLSGKLSSVTTDRAVDLLPAGAESTKVAALEDSLPGGEDNTFVFVYHRAGGVTDADRATVERHYNTLAKRYPPKVAAPADEDDEGPPTSRSTNGKAMMFTLDVSTTYGAPEDLVGPLRDAAKDRPAGLELEVTGPAAIDGDMDAVFDGIDLQVLLTTVIVVTLLLILTYRSPVLWFIPLMAVSAAALTAMATVYLLVKGFGIVVNNQNSALLTILVFGVGTDYALLLIARYRETLRHHENVRVAMVHALRGAAPAIVASAATVVAGLLCLLAADLNSTSGLGPIGAAGIMCALVAMLTLFPAVLVVLGRRIFWPAIPRFSTSVEEKVGIWGRLGAVISRRRWVATAASLGVLGVLTVGLAGNTGALREQDQFLSAPESVTGFTVLRQHFPELGGMPMTIYTRPAYQVRVLDVVKGTPVWPRPSRVRPRLAGSTSPCSRRMRRTPPRSTTRSSGCAPPCTR
- a CDS encoding LysR family transcriptional regulator, producing MADLDLRLVRYFTVVAAHQHIGRAAAELRVAQPSLSRQIQRLEEQLGVRLLDRTAHGSQLTPAGRAFLVQANELLGAARHAVTNVRAAATSGTITIGYMPGLPITPAVRDLRERHPDAEIHTRYLTWEDTRCLAEHRVDVVIAWQPFVFPMEGYRVTVLYEDPRVLVVPTTHRLAGRTSVTLADFADEPLVEFPMPGASAEWRAFWWPEHPDGGRRPVGPAVHTVQDKFEVVACGKAVIMHPRSDQGGLLRPDLTSIPIDDLPPCQAVMLTRPVEENTMVDEFRRSALSCLPS
- a CDS encoding acyl-CoA thioesterase is translated as MFDAGVIDYSIRARWAALADAGLSIKELAAAGLGPVELDVSIKYLHELVLGDEVDVITRFEYPAPPDGHRGAAAGGQRRRGIGRVPA